ACTTTCTAAAACACATAAGCACTCCACCATGAGAGAAGCATATGGTTAAATTTCATAAATTGGATTCAAGTGTGGATTTCGGATATTCAATGTTACCTGCATTTTGAGTTATGTCATTTGTTTTAGATACAGTAAGTTATTTCTCTAGAATACTATGAAAGTAGTGTCATTGATGAAATCCAAATTCTATCATTCTCTGCTGCAACTTCTTCCAGCCATCTAACTAAAATTGTTGAAAAGTAACTCTTGATTGGTTAAGCCCTTGATTGAATCCTCATTGATGCAGAGCAAATAAGCAAATCATTGGAGTTCTTGAAATTCTATCAACATAAGAGATAGATTTTATCAGACAACCCTCAGAGCTAGTCTCtgactcttttcttcttctattttcttcttttaatttttaaaacaacaGCATGGAAGTGCTTCATCTTCctttacttttaatataagaAAACTTAGTCCTGCCCTAAACAGATTTACAATAGTGATTTCAAACCACTGTTAAGAAACTGTAACTTAAATGTTTGAACGAAATGAATCATCAACTTTTGCAAATATAGTTTAAGTTTTTAACAGGAACTTAGATCTGATATTTTTGCATAAATAACAGATAATACAGAATAAAACAAAAGCCAAAGGGTAGTTTTAACAATGAGATGCAATAACTTTCTCATTCATATAACATTTTTACACTTTCAAAGGAATtatacaagaaaccaaaatggAAAATCTTCAAAGTGAAAAGAGCCTTCTGTACAATTGTCTCAACTAATCTATGTCAATCTCTGTTAGTTGTTTATTGGACACCCAACTGAGAAGTGAGATTTAAGAACTCATCCTCACAGCATGGAATTGTGAGACCACCAGTTGGATGATCATATCCGAATTCTTCTTCTGCTTGATTTAGTAATCCTTGAAATGAAGGCTGGTTCAAGTAACATACAGGAATCACAAACCGCCTCATCTTATCTCCCACATAGACTGCAAGATAGCCTTTTGGAACATTAGTCCCTTTTGATGCAGAAAGTGATGCCTTTCTAATACCTAGAATGCGGAATGCCATTGTTTCTTCTTGTtgttcaaaagaaaaagaaatcgaTTGTTCTTGGAGGATTTGATTGAGAGAAATATGTGAGTACTGATACTTGAGGAGATGCAATTG
The genomic region above belongs to Arachis duranensis cultivar V14167 chromosome 3, aradu.V14167.gnm2.J7QH, whole genome shotgun sequence and contains:
- the LOC107477716 gene encoding auxin-induced protein X10A-like produces the protein MATIYTLLLVFLNNINQLHLLKYQYSHISLNQILQEQSISFSFEQQEETMAFRILGIRKASLSASKGTNVPKGYLAVYVGDKMRRFVIPVCYLNQPSFQGLLNQAEEEFGYDHPTGGLTIPCCEDEFLNLTSQLGVQ